DNA from Salvelinus alpinus chromosome 17, SLU_Salpinus.1, whole genome shotgun sequence:
AGGACTGTATTGTTGAGAGGTGTCTCAAACAGTGTACCTTTGTAATTTCTTCCTTCTGTTTCCTGATATTGCCAACGATCTCCAGAATCCTTGCAGTGTACGCTGAGCGGGAGACATCTTTGGGGAGATTCTCAAACTCTGTTATCTGAAAGAGATGTCAGATTCCCCAAAATTGTGTCTGACATACAATGCATGGACTGAAACCTAAATAAACAGTGTGGAAGTAGCTCAtcccaaatatatttaaaatttGTTCTAATACCAGTTGTTTATACAGTGCCTCCTTCATCTTGGACTCCTCCGCAGATTGGCGGATTTTGTTGTGAAGCTCTTTGATTTCAACTAGCTTTCTGGAGGACTCAATCTACAAAAGAAAATGGAAGTTGAATCTCgcacagtcaaacacacacatttgGTGATATCTAAGGAGATTAACACTACCTCTTGGTTGCTGCAGAGCTCCTTGAGCCTGCGGTGCTCATCGATGAGCGGAGCTCTGCGTTTCTCCCACTGCACGGCAAGGTTGACCACTCGCTTGGCACTTCCCTCCACCAGGGCCTGCAGCTTGGCCAGGTTGTTCTCTGCGTCCGGCATCAGGTCAATGGTCTGCTTCTTCACCCGCACAGAGTCCTCCTTCTCCGCCTTGCTCAGCTCTTTCTGCTTCAGCTCATCTGACACCTGCACACAAACAGGACACAAGTTAGTCTCGCAGGGTGACTACATCTTACATGTCACAGTTCATTTGACTGTGGTAACTCTGGTCGGAGGTAGGGATGGGGGGTATGTAATCATTTCACTATTCGAATAGTATCATGAATTTGTCAGATATCCAGATATAGGAAATGCAAGTCTTTCCCCCTTAAGTTAACCTGAGCACTGCTGCGCGATGGAGAGAAGCTGGCCATCCATTGCTGCAGCTGTGGAGGGGGCGGAGTATGTGAAGACGCTAAGGCAACTCAGCTATAGCCAATACTAGCTAACTTGTTGCAGCCACAATGTTATTTATCGTCGTATATAACAGTGCCCGTCTTGACTGTAAAAGCCTAGagaagcaagctagctaaataaaaCAACTGCCTAAATGTTGGTTGCTCATTGTTGCCTACTCCTCATTTTGCTAACTTTTCATTCCATAATTTTATTCCATCTTGCATTGCATTAGTGAACTCACTCTCTTTCTACACATCGAACCTCTGTCGCTTTGATTGGCCAACATAAACAACAAGCTACACGTGAAGGCTACCGGTCAGCTACCGGTCTTTTTATGGGGTGCACATCCTAAAaactatataaaaaaaattaaaataattttCATGTTTAAATGTCATGGTATATCCTTTCATGTAACAATGCCATATGGATATTTTAATGAAACTTAGAAAAATACTTTTCAGTGTTAAAATAGGGCTATAATTTTTCCCCCTGCAAAAAACAAAGCACACAAGTAATCCAAAATACAAATGTCAGATCGGATATTCGAATAACCACGCACATCCCTAGTCTGAGGTCTACACAAATACAGAGTTTATCTGTTTTAAATCAGAGAGGCTCCAGTTACCTGAAGTACGGATACGGTGAGCTGCTTCATGTCTCCGCCCACCTCCTCTAGGCTGAGGGTGAGCTGCTGTAGCTGCTGCTGCAGGGAGGCCAGCTCCTCCTGCTGTCGGGCCTGCAGTTCCTCTTCCGACTGATGCGAGCTGGGAAGGGGGCTGGCCGCTGCTGCCATCTGCAGGGAGGCTTTCGCAggctcctgacacacacacacacacacacacacacacacacactagattcAGATTGGCAATGAAAGGGGGAACATTTGTAGATGTTGCTCAATGTCTTTGGGGCAGGCTTTGTTAACTCTTCAATCACCTGTGTGAAAGTGAATTTCTCAGTGTGAGTGAAGCGGGAGCCCTTGGCGAGGATGTCACCACCGAGGGAGGAGCCCCCAAAGGACTGCAGTAGCTCTGCGAGATCAGAGCCCGACCTGTGGGCACCGAGGGTGTCCGAGTGAGGCTGGGCCGCAGTGCGCAGCTGCTCTTCGATCCGCTTCTGCAGACGGACACGCTTCCTGGAGCGATATTCCTGGGTGGCCACGAGAGGAGACAAAGTGGAGTTCAGAGATTAAAACACTGCAATAAACACAAAATTATTCTTATTGTGCTCAAATTAAAATTGTCCAAAATCTTgaaaaactatccctttaagtgaactatccctttaagagtgtACCTCAGGGGTGAGGCGGGAAAGGAGGCCTTGGCTGTTCCACTCATTTTCCCACTCCTGGGCGGCACTAAGCTCCCCTGCATGCATCTCCAGCAGGGATGCCGGCACTGAGGCATGCTGCGACGGCTGAGCAGTCACAGGGGGAAGAAATTCCCTGTGGTAGTCCTTTTCCTCTGGAGACGGGGTGAAAAGAATGACGTGGTACACTGGGATTTAACTCTCACCACAGGTTCTTATTTCATTGGCAAAGAATATCTTGTACCACATGCTAATATATATAGGCTACTAATTCAGAACCCTACATAATTGGAAGAATTGGATTACAGAATGATATGCAATGAGAGTAAGTACAGAGGGCCCTGTGTATTCTGTGGTTTACCTTTCAACTGCTTTTTCCCAGGCACTTTGAGGCAGTGCAGTAAACTAAGGGGCTGAGAGTGGAAACTGTGGGACGGTCCTGGGTTCTaaaaataatgaaatgttaagTGAGAACACATACATTAAGTGGGAACACTTGACACAAAGACATTCAAATAGGAAGTTTGTATAGTGCATCATTTTGATATATTGACTTCAATAAATATCCAGGTCATAAAAAACAGGGTAAACTTGAGACATTGCATTATTGCCTCACTACTTTCACTGACCAGCCCTGAAATCTAGCTTCCTTTATGATCTAGGAAACCAACAGTTATTTGTCAGTTTTTCTTAACTTTAGCTGCCATGTCATTGATAATGCTTTGTGATATTGCCAGCAGGACATACCTACCTGTGTTTTACATAGGAGGGGTAGTCTGCAAGATGGAGGGAGCCAAGGCAAGGCCAGCTGAGCTTTGATCTGGGTAGCTATCAATTTCTGGAGGAGGACCGATTTACCTGTTATGGGGTACAATGAATGCGAGACAAATAAATACTTATAGATAAAATAATTGTCATTGAGAGATTCACAAACATTCAATGTATTTTTATTGATCAGATTATAAAGCAAAAAAAAAAGCCCAATGTATAAGGGGATAGCTAAAGTTAATGGTATTAAATAATGACAAGAAGTACAATGGTGGGACAATGTGTCTGTACCTGCTGGTTGGTCCAAGGCCTCAGCACTTTCTCTGGGCAGCTTCTCCACCAGGAACATGAGCAGGGAGCGGATCTCTGGCTCATTGCTGTAAAGAAAGGTCTGGTAGCCAATCTCTCCCTTGTAGCCAAGCTCCTGCATAGAAACACATGTCAACCTGGTTATGGAGTCTGCTCATACACATGACATTGACCTTTGTGTCACATACCTCACCCAGTCTAGAGCATGAGGGTCATTAAGCGTGAAAATGGAACCAGTCCATGACATTGTGTATGAAGACCATTATGAACATGTGGAATGATGGAGCCTTCTTCACAAAATGAGCAAACCAAATGTATTCACACTTGGGAGAttctaaatcttgtaataaaacTAAATTTCAGAAGATCACTTCAATGAAGTTATGCAAGCAAATGGACTATTCAATAAAGCCAATCGAGTGAGAAAATAAAAATAGTTAAAAAGCAGTGCTCAACGAGATTAGGCATTAGGATATGACATGACTTCACATTGTCGCAGGCGGTCAAATTGGTTGCTGAATTACTTCTATTCAGACTTCAGTGGTCCAGACTGCATGCATGTAGTTTGGACCATGAATAACTGAGCTTGATCTAATGAAATTCAATTCATTTTAGAGTATAAAAAGAACCTGGACTGAGTTTCATGCAAAGGGGGTATAGGTCATATGGCTACCGTACATCAAGAAGTCGTGCATGGTTATTCTTTTAGATCCAACAATATCTTAATCTTCTTCATTTGTTCAACATAGTATTGTGGGGAGATAGTCACGAGCCTCACTTCGCAACAGGAGGGTGAGCACTATCCCTTTTCTTTTTGACCTCTCACCTGACAGGCCTGTGCCAGGCTCATGCCCACTCGGAAGCGGGCAGACATGCCGGGGGGTAAGGAGTGGGACAGGCTGCTCCCCAGGGCCGGGTCGATCACTCGCAGACATTTCACTACCGCCTCCACTATGAACTCACTGGAGAAGCGCTTCACACTCTGTACATCCTCCCCCACGTCCCTTGGCAAACACACAGAGCATGAGATGCAGGTGCACGGGGTTAACTTCTCATGTGTGTCTCACACCTCGCTAGTCATGTAATCAGCAAGTTACTCTTTTAAACGACATTGAAAAATGTGTACCGTTAGCGTAGCTAACTTGACCGACATGGAAGAATTCTGGTCACTACACTAGCTCAAAGATTTGCAGAGTTCAAATCAAAAGAATCAGCTATTAGAACACACTTGTACAAGTGTGAATTAATGTAatttagctaacttagctagctctcTGCACTTCACTTCCCAAGGAAAACATCAGCTGAGATAATGGCTGATGAGTAATTGAATGTAGATAGACCTGGGTGTCAATCACTAAATCAAAGAAGAGAGCTACGTATCTAGAGGTAGCGAGCTATCCAAAACTCACTAGACACAAACAAGCAACAGTAGCAAGCCAGATGGCAAACGTTCACTAACTAGAAACAAAATGTTAATAATGTTGGCTAACTACTTACGTGCCGGTCTGTCTAAGGGAGTGAATTAAAATCTTATCAACTTCCTCCATCGCTGTAAGAAGATGAAGTGCCTTGCAATTCCTTCTCCTAAATTCCAATCATTAGGCTTCAATATGCTTATTTTggctagctagataacgttagcgGTCTCACAGGCGGGtccattaaaaaaaacacacaaaaacaagcTAGCTCGCCTGTTTTTAGCTGGGGAACTAGCTAACGTTGTCACTTCTCAACGCATGAACAAGAGGCACGACAGTAGCTATTCCAGCAACCGTTccacttaacactttttttgtgctCCCTTAAATGTCTTGCAAATAGCTTTTTATCATATGAGAGATAGCTAGCTGACAAATTAGTAAAAGCTAAAATGTTGCATCTATAAACACATGAAGTCACATGGGAGGAGGATATGATAGCAGTGTTCTATGGGATGCTGAGTTTCAACATTCTTCAGCATTGTTGTAAAAAAAACGGAGAGTTGGGAAAGTAAAACTATGATTCCCAGCAAACCCCCGCTTCTGGAGTCGCATGACTGGGTACTGCGtcgaggaagaggcgaagcgaaaGGATTTGTGCCACGTTCACGTACTAGAACTAGGAaactcggaactaggaaactcggaaATGTCTGCCTTGCCAACTGGTAAACGCGGCACGTTATAACTACAACCATTTAGCAAGTCGGACATttccgagtttcctagttcccGACTAGCGTTGGAACGCGACATTACTCCACCCCAAATCTGTCCACGCGAGATAAGCAGACCACGTGGCCATGTTCTGTGTGGAGGTCAACAATGATTAATGTACATTGGGGTGGGGTTGGGGATAGGCAGTGTGTACCCAATGGTACGTTCGGTTGAGCCGTACCACCTTCTTTAGCACCTTGCTGTaacaggctgtgatgcagcccgacacaAGTGTGAATGTATATTctccctcaagccgataccacaacggTCCTCAAGGatctacactggactttgtgcaaactggaaaccacatatcctgaggccgctagcgaagttctatcaacacattgactgtagtactcgcgctactaaaacactcgaccactgctactccaacttccgggatgcctacaaggccctcccccaccctctctttggcaaatcagatcatgactccattttgctcctctcttcctataggcagaatcttaaacaggaagtacctgtgctaaggactattcaacgctggtctgaccaatcggaatccacgcgtCTAAATTGTTTTGATCaggcagactgggatatgttccgggtagcctcagagaataatatcaaCGTATATGCTGACtctgtgagtgagtttataaggaggTATATAGGAGAtgctgtacccactgtgactattaaaacctaccctaaccagaaaccatggatagatggcggcattcgcacaaaattgaaagtgcgaaccaccgcatttaaccatggaaaggcgACTGGGAATAtagccgaatacaaacagtgtagttattccctccgcaagtgGAGTGGAGTCGCAGTTCAACGGctcagtctgttgtccccacatgcttcaagatggccaccattgttcctgtacccaagaatgcaaaggtaactgaactaaatgactatcgctccgtagcactcacttctgtcatcatgaagtgctttcagaGACAAGTCAAGGATCAAACCACCTCCatcttacctgccaccctagacccacttcagtttgcatactgccccaacaggtccacagacgatgccatCTCCATCacattgcacactgccctatcccatctggacaagaggaatacctatgtgaaaatgctgttcattgactacagctcagcagtcaacaccatagtaccctcaaagctcatcattaagcttgaggccctgggtctcaaccccgctctgtgcaattgggtcctggacttcctgatggaccacccgcaggtggtgaaggtaggaaacaacatctccacttcgctgatcctcaacactggggccccacaagggtgcgtgctcagccccctcctgtactccctgtttacccatgactgagtggccatgcacgcctccaactaaatcatcaagtttgcagaagacacaacagtagtaggcttgattaccaacaacgacgagacagccttcagggaggaggtgagggctctaggagtgtggtgtcaggaaaataacctctcactcaacatcaacaaaacaaaggagatgattgtgaaacCGCAAAggtagcacccccctatccacatcgacgggacagcagtgg
Protein-coding regions in this window:
- the LOC139542650 gene encoding coiled-coil domain-containing protein 22-like; protein product: MEEVDKILIHSLRQTGTDVGEDVQSVKRFSSEFIVEAVVKCLRVIDPALGSSLSHSLPPGMSARFRVGMSLAQACQELGYKGEIGYQTFLYSNEPEIRSLLMFLVEKLPRESAEALDQPAGKSVLLQKLIATQIKAQLALPWLPPSCRLPLLCKTQNPGPSHSFHSQPLSLLHCLKVPGKKQLKEEKDYHREFLPPVTAQPSQHASVPASLLEMHAGELSAAQEWENEWNSQGLLSRLTPEEYRSRKRVRLQKRIEEQLRTAAQPHSDTLGAHRSGSDLAELLQSFGGSSLGGDILAKGSRFTHTEKFTFTQEPAKASLQMAAAASPLPSSHQSEEELQARQQEELASLQQQLQQLTLSLEEVGGDMKQLTVSVLQVSDELKQKELSKAEKEDSVRVKKQTIDLMPDAENNLAKLQALVEGSAKRVVNLAVQWEKRRAPLIDEHRRLKELCSNQEIESSRKLVEIKELHNKIRQSAEESKMKEALYKQLITEFENLPKDVSRSAYTARILEIVGNIRKQKEEITKILSDTKELQKEINNLTGKLDRTFAVTDELVFKDAKKDESVRKSYKYLAALHENCTQLIQTIEDTGTIMREIRDLEEQIETENGKKTVSNLEKILEDYKAIRQENSALAAKIREA